A stretch of the Streptosporangium sp. NBC_01755 genome encodes the following:
- a CDS encoding FAD binding domain-containing protein — translation MRPFAYERATDPDAAATAVLDGTDVMFLAGGTNLVDLMKLGVARPAALVDVTRLPYDRIEHRADGSALIGATVRNSDLAGDRGIRERFPMLAQAVLAGASGQLRSMATTGGNLLQRTRCPYFQDVTKPCNKRTPGTGCSAIGGSHRDLGVIGTSDSCVATHPSDMAVAMAALDAVVHIRLAGGEERAVPLRDLYLLPGDTPDRETVLGPGDLITGVELPPPPDGAAMRYRKVRDRWSYAFAVVSVAALVTTEGGGSLREIRLALGGVAPLPWRAHQAERMLAGHRPNRELLLAAAEAEFVSARPLPENEFKIGLAADLIAASVRDLAGEGRR, via the coding sequence ATGAGGCCCTTCGCCTACGAGCGCGCCACCGACCCCGACGCGGCCGCCACCGCCGTCCTGGACGGCACCGACGTGATGTTCCTGGCCGGCGGGACCAACCTGGTGGACCTGATGAAACTCGGCGTGGCCCGGCCGGCGGCGCTGGTGGACGTCACCCGGCTGCCGTACGACCGGATCGAGCACCGGGCCGACGGAAGCGCGCTCATCGGCGCGACGGTGCGCAACAGCGACCTGGCCGGCGACCGGGGCATCCGGGAACGCTTCCCGATGCTCGCCCAGGCCGTGCTGGCCGGAGCCTCCGGGCAGCTCAGGTCGATGGCCACCACCGGCGGCAACCTGCTGCAGCGCACGCGCTGCCCGTACTTCCAGGACGTCACCAAACCGTGCAACAAGCGCACCCCGGGCACAGGCTGTTCCGCGATCGGCGGCAGTCACCGCGACCTGGGTGTGATCGGCACCTCCGACAGCTGCGTGGCCACCCACCCGTCCGACATGGCGGTGGCGATGGCCGCCCTCGACGCCGTGGTGCACATCAGGCTCGCGGGCGGCGAGGAGCGGGCGGTGCCGCTCCGCGACCTCTACCTGCTGCCCGGCGACACCCCCGATCGCGAGACGGTGCTGGGGCCCGGCGACCTGATCACCGGTGTCGAGCTGCCGCCGCCCCCGGACGGTGCGGCCATGCGGTACCGCAAGGTCCGCGACCGCTGGTCCTACGCGTTCGCGGTGGTCTCGGTCGCGGCCCTGGTCACGACCGAGGGCGGCGGGTCACTGCGGGAGATCCGGCTGGCGCTGGGCGGAGTGGCCCCGCTGCCGTGGCGGGCACACCAGGCCGAGCGGATGCTGGCCGGTCACCGGCCGAACAGGGAACTGCTGCTGGCGGCGGCGGAGGCGGAGTTCGTGTCGGCACGCCCTCTGCCGGAGAACGAGTTCAAGATCGGGCTCGCCGCCGACCTGATCGCGGCGAGCGTACGCGATCTCGCGGGAGAGGGACGGCGATGA